Genomic DNA from Streptomyces sp. AM 2-1-1:
CTCGTGCCCGACCCCGTCACGGGTGAGGACAGACTGGACCGGTACGGCTACGCGTACTCCCTCGACCTCTCCGGCGGGATCCTGGCCGACTACGAGCCGGAAGAGCTCGCCCGGGTGGCGCACCGCATCGGCGAACCCTACGCCGCGTACGTCGCGTGCCAGTCCATGGACGCGGCTCGGGCATTCCTCCGCGAGGTTCTCCCCGGGGTCGATGGCCTCGTCGACACCAACCACTTCGAAATCCTGCGGGCGAGCGCATTTCTCGCCCTGGTGGAGCGTCACCCCGGCTGGGACTGGCGCCGCCGACCGAGCACCGAGGTGCGGTAGAGCGGTCGGGGCCGCCCTTCCCCGCCCGTCCATGGAGCCCGGAGCGGCAGGCAGTGGGACACGGGCACCCTGAGGGTGCGAGCGCGAGCTGACCCTGACCGCGGCGTGGGCGACACGGGGACGAGATCGGAGGCCGCTCGGCATGGCGCACGTCGTGGCTGGTCCCGGACTTACCCGGCACCGGATGTCTGCCCCGGCCCTCCGCGGCCACCTGCCGGCGAACCCGCCGGTCTCCCCGCGGGTGAGGTCACCGCCGCTGCGTCACGGCCTCCCTAGCGGCTCTCCGGCGCTACCGCTGCCCCCAGCCGGGCTGCCGGCGGCAGGGGTGCGTGCCGGGGACAGGCTTCGAACGCCTGGATCGCCAACGCGGCGAAGCGTCGGGAGGCCTTGATCCGGGTGTCGGTCGAGGTGGCGCTGATCCCCTTGTTGGCCATGAGCACGAGGACGAGGTCGTCCAGGACGAAGTCGGGCCGCAGACGCCCGCTTCCCTGGGCCCGCAAGGCGAGTCCGGCGACCGCTCGTACCGTGTACGCACGGCCCGCCGCGACATCGGTCGCCCCCGGGAAGGTCGACAGGAAGGCTTCGGTGAAGCCCCGATCGCGGGCGTGAAGCTCACAGATCTTCTCGATCACCAGGCACAGGCCGCGCCAAGGATCGGGATCGGCACACCCTTCGTCGACGAGGGTGCGGCAGGCGTGCAGCTGGTCCGCGAAAGCGTCGGTGACCAGCGTCTGCTTGGTGGGGAAGTGACGGTACAAGGTGGCGGGCCCCACCCCGGCCCGCCGCGCGATCTCGCGCATCGGCACGTCCAGGCCCTCGGCGGAGAACAGCGCCCGGGCCGCGTCGAGGATGCGTTCGCGGTTGTCCCGCGCGTCGGATCGCAGGAGGTGAGGCACTTGGTCGGTCACCACTCTCACTTTAGCCAAACGGACGGGGGCGTCCGTTAACGTCCGACGGCGGGGGCACCGGCACGGCGACCCGTCGCGACCGTCCCGCCCACGCGCCGTACCGGCCCTTTTTTACGGAGAGGCCGACTCTCCGCACGGCCGCGATGGACGACGGTATGGAACAGGACCCCGCGCGAGCGGTCGAAGGAGAGGAAGACGACGTGAAGGCAGTCGAGATACGGAGGTTCGGAGGTCCTGAAGGGCTGGCCGTGGTCGATCTGCCGGTACCCGTACCCGCAGCCGGGCAGGTGGTGATCGCCACGGAGGCGGTGGGCGTGGGCGGTGTCGACACCGTGATCCGCAGCGGAGCCCTGGCCGCCTACGGATTCAAGGAGGGCCACATACCGGGGGGTGAGGTGGCTGGCACCGTGACCGCGGTCGGCGACGGAGTCGACATGTCGTGGATCGGCCGCCGGGTGTGGGGCTCCACCGGAACCGGTGGAGGCTACGTCGAACGCGCCGTCGTGCTGGCCGAGGAGGTTCTTCCCCTCCCGAGCGGCCTCTCCTCCATCGACGCGGTGACCCTCGGCAGCTCCGGGGTGGTCGCCCACTTCGGCCTTCGCCACGCCCGTTTCGCCCCCGGGGAGACGGTCCTCGTGCGCGGCGCAGCCGGCAGCATCGGCATCATGGCGGTGCAACTCGCCGCACGCGGAGGTGCCGCCGCGGTGGCGGTCACGACCTCGTCGGCCGAACGCGGCGAACGGCTGCACCGTCTCGGTGCGACCCATGTGCTGGACCGCTCCGGTGACGGAGGCGCAGATGCTCCCGCCGGCTACGACGTCATCATCGACGTGGTGGCCGGTGCGGACATGCCGTCGTTCTTCGACCGGCTCAACCCCAACGGCCGCATGGTGGCCGTGGGCGCGGTGGCGGGTCAGCCGCCGGCGGACTTCGGCACGAAAATCATGGCGGCCTTCCAGAAGTCGATGTCCTTCGCCGCCTTCAGCGCGGCCACCGTCAGCGGGGCCGACCGGCGTGCCGTACGCGGCGAGCAGTTCGCTGCAGCCGTACGCGGCGAGATCGAGACGGTGGTGCACGAGGTGTTGCCCCTCGACGGCGCCGCGCTGGCGCACCGGAAGATGGACGCGGGCGAGGTCTTCGGCAGGATCGTGCTGACGCCGTAGAGCCCGCACGAACAGAGGAGTGACCGTCGGAACGCGGCGACAAGCGCCCAGCGGCATGGCCAGTGACGCCCTGCTGCCTGGTTCCGGGCGACAGCCCTACGGGCAACTCTCTTCGAACTTCACCCGTCGGAACCGGTGCCT
This window encodes:
- a CDS encoding TetR/AcrR family transcriptional regulator, with the translated sequence MTDQVPHLLRSDARDNRERILDAARALFSAEGLDVPMREIARRAGVGPATLYRHFPTKQTLVTDAFADQLHACRTLVDEGCADPDPWRGLCLVIEKICELHARDRGFTEAFLSTFPGATDVAAGRAYTVRAVAGLALRAQGSGRLRPDFVLDDLVLVLMANKGISATSTDTRIKASRRFAALAIQAFEACPRHAPLPPAARLGAAVAPESR
- a CDS encoding zinc-binding dehydrogenase; translated protein: MKAVEIRRFGGPEGLAVVDLPVPVPAAGQVVIATEAVGVGGVDTVIRSGALAAYGFKEGHIPGGEVAGTVTAVGDGVDMSWIGRRVWGSTGTGGGYVERAVVLAEEVLPLPSGLSSIDAVTLGSSGVVAHFGLRHARFAPGETVLVRGAAGSIGIMAVQLAARGGAAAVAVTTSSAERGERLHRLGATHVLDRSGDGGADAPAGYDVIIDVVAGADMPSFFDRLNPNGRMVAVGAVAGQPPADFGTKIMAAFQKSMSFAAFSAATVSGADRRAVRGEQFAAAVRGEIETVVHEVLPLDGAALAHRKMDAGEVFGRIVLTP